A stretch of the Aegilops tauschii subsp. strangulata cultivar AL8/78 chromosome 4, Aet v6.0, whole genome shotgun sequence genome encodes the following:
- the LOC109741825 gene encoding protein S40-1: protein MAMAVPARPGHGTATPTPRQSAPVRVPVWPGQAARPRDNAKRGAKKADESDEDEKGGEEMVPPHVVAARRHARSSSVLEGAGWTLKGRDLCRVRNAVLRQTGFLDL, encoded by the coding sequence ATGGCCATGGCCGTGCCTGCGAGGCCGGGTCACGGCACCGCGACACCGACACCGAGGCAGTCGGCGCCGGTGAGGGTGCCGGTGTGGCCGGGGCAGGCGGCCAGGCCCAGGGACAACGCGAAGCGCGGCGCCAAGAAGGCCGATGAATCCGACGAAGACGAGAAGGGCGGGGAGGAGATGGTGCCGCCGCACGTGGTGGCGGCGCGGCGGCACGCGCGGTCGTCGTCGGTGCTGGAGGGCGCCGGGTGGACGCTCAAGGGGCGCGACCTCTGCCGCGTCCGCAACGCCGTGCTCCGCCAGACCGGCTTCCTCGACCTCTGA